The sequence ccctggtctgagggaggagggggttcgggcctggacccctggtctgagggggagggggctggggcctggactcctgggtctgagggggagggggctggggcctggacccctggtctgagggaggagggcactggggcctggacccctggtctGGGGGAAGAGGGAGCTGGGGTCTGGGCTCCTGgatctgagggaggagggggctgaggCCTAgacccctgggtctgagggaggagggggctagggcctggactcctgggtctgagggaggagagggttcgggcctggacccctggtctgagggggagggggctggggcctggactCGTGGGTCTGAGGGAgagggggctggggcctggacccctgggtctgggggaggaggggctggggcctggactcctgggtctgagggaaGAGGGGGTTcgggcctggacccctggtctgagggggagggggctggggcctggacccctgggtctgagggaggaggggctggggcctggactcctgggtctgagggaggagggggttcgggcctggacccctggtctGGGGGAAGAGGGAGCTGGGGTCTGGGCTCCTGgatctgagggaggagggggctgaggCCTAGACCCCTGGGtctggggaggaggggctggggcctggacccctgggtctggggggaggggctgggcctcCGCGTTCCTGGTCCTGGAGACACCCGGGGTTGGGTCTGATTGAGCAGAGTCCTGAGGGAAGAGGGGCTTGGGGACGTTCAAAGCCCAAGGCCGCGCCTGCCTGTCCCCAGATCGCCACCTGCTTCAGCCGGAATGGGAACCCCGCCCCCCAGATCACGTGGTATCGGAACCAGCAGCGCCTGGAGGTGCCCCTGGAGGTGAACAAGGGTGAGCGCTGGGCCCGGTGCGCgcacgggggtgggggcggggggccggctGACCGCCTGCTCCGTGTCCCCCCAGAGGGCTACATGAGCATCCGCACGGTCCGCGAGGCCTCGGGCCTGCTGTCCCTCACCAGCACCCTCTACCTGCGGCTGCGCAAGGCCGACCGCGACGCCCGCTTCCACTGTGCCGCCCACTACGAGCTGCCCGACAACGGGCACGGCCGCCTGGACGGCCCAGCCTTCGGCCTCACCCTGCACTGTGAGTCCGCACTGCCCCGACCCCTGACCTCACGCCGCAGGTCAGCCTGTGGTTCACATTGACCTCGAACCCCCCGCCTCACACTGAAAGGTGTGCTGCTGGCCTCTGACCTCCGAACTCTGACCCCGCCACCGTAGCACCCCAAGCCCCTCCAAGTTTTAGGACTGAAGGCTCTGCAGTGCCCTCTTCGTGCTCACTCTGAATTGGATCCTGATATGATGTCACAGTGACCTTCATCCACACTGACCTCTGACCCTTGCCCTGAATCCTCTGCTCCTCCCAACCTCttacctctgctccttgctttcaGATTTCCCATGAACGTGAGCCTCCCAACATGTGACCTCTGACCATCCCTTGCCGTCTCCGTGACCCTACCCTGCCCTACTCCTTTGACCTCTGACCTCTGGTGTCCTCTGCCCTTGCCCGCAGATCCCACGGAGCACGTGCAGTTCTGGGTGGGCAGTCCGTCCACCACGGATGGCTGGGTGCGCGAGGGCGACTCTGTGCAGCTGCTGTGCCGAGGGGACGGCAGCCCCAGCCCGGAGTACACGTTCTTCCGCTTTCAGGTGACCCGACCTATCGCCCGTGGGGAACCCACGGCCCCAGGCCTCTGTGACGTCCCCACCACGCTAGGGTCCAGCGCTTGACGTGGAGGGCCCCTGGCTTAGCAAAGCACCCGTCCGGGCCGATCAGGAGCGAACAGGACCTCTGCCCTCTAATTTGAGAGAATCCTGCTTAGCAGGACACCCGACTTGGGTGACCCCTGACCCGGCAGGACCCTTGGCCCCTTCCGCGAGTGGGTGCTGATGCCACCCGATACTGATCTGGTGACCCTTGACCTACCAGGACATGCGGCTGGGCCTGGGACGGCCCCTGGCCCTGCGGGGCCGTGTCTCCCCTGACGCTGGCTCCTTGCCCCTGGCCCCCAGGAGCAGCAGGAGACGGTGCTGAACACAAACCTTGACGGGAACCTGACGCTGGAGCGGGTGCAGCGGAGCCAGAGCGGCACCTACGGCTGCAGGGTGGAGGACTACGACGCGGCCGAGGACGCCCAGCTCTCCCAGACCCGGGAGCTGCGCGTGGCCTGTGAGAGACCTGGGGAGGGAGGCGAGCACGCGAGGGGCCCTCAGCAGCCCCCTCGGCCCGCCCCCggcctgcaccagcccatcaccCTGAATATtctgcctccctccctttctctccatTTCTAGGCATTCCCTGCCCCAGTTCAAGGGCTCCTTCCCCTCTGCACCCCATCTCACCCCCTCCCACTCACCCCACCCAAGGCAGCCAGAGGGCTCCTTTTAAAACGCAaacctgcccctcccctgccatggctCCCCAGCACCTCCAGGAGGGAAGCCCACGTGTTTCACGCTGGCCTCCAAGGCCTGATGTCCACCTGTGTACTTGGCCACTTCCCCTCCAGCTGACCCTTCTCCCCAGTCGAAGCTGCCTCCTCATCACATCCCCAGCTCTGCGCCTCATTCCCACACTGTCCTGTCTACCATCGATTTCCTGCCAATCCTTTGGATCCTTCTAAGAAATCTTTTTAGTCCACTTTTTAGTCGAGCCCTGTGCAAGGGCTGTTTCCTGTTGGGACTCCTAACACACCCCTTCCTGGAACCAGATCCTGAGCCAGATGTTGGAGAACGTCTGTGAACACGATAGCCCAGTGTTCGCCTTTCCAGAGACCCCAGTATATGAAGGGAGACAGGTGGCAAATGCTGAAGGAGACACTTTCGGTGGCAATAAGGGCACCTCCAGGGACAGGGCTGGGCATGGGGAGGGCGGAGTTGTTGGGGAGGTGGGGACAGAGATTATTGTAGATGGAGGGTGCTGCAGGCCGCGTCCCCCAGGACACAGATTCCGATTTGGAGATCTGCAAGTAGAACATTTACCGGGGAGTACTTTGGGATCGACACCTAAAGTGGGGAGGGGGGCGAAGGAAGCAGGACCGGGCAGAGGGAGAAGCTGGGGCTTGATGCTGTCTCGAGAAGGCCTCAGCTGGCCCCACGGGGCACTCGGAAGCTGAGACGGCCCTGCAGAGCCGCCCCCGCTGGGACAAAGCGGCTGGCCTTTCTACCCCCATGTCAACCAGTCATTGACTATGAGCTGCCCCGGGGAGGGGGCGTGACCTCGGGCCAGGCGCTCTGCGACCCGGCAGGGCCCAGAAAAGTGGACAGCTGAGGGCTGACAGCTGACAGCCTTCTCAGCAGCCGGGGGAGTAAGTCCCGAGGTCCTGGCTGTCCACAACGGGGTCAGGCAGGCCTTTCTGAGAAGGGGACCCCTGAGCATGGAACCAGAGAATGGCGCAGAGCCGGAAGAGCATGCCTGGCAGAGGGAGCCGCCGCGGCCCCAAGGCAGGATTTGGCATCCTTGTGAAGGGCAGCAAGAGAGCAGGGTGGCTGCAGCTTAGTGGGCAAGGAGAAGGGCGGGCGATGAAGCCAAGGAGGTAGCAGGGGCCAGACCAGGCATGTAGCAAGGAATTTAGCCTTGATACTGAGGGCACTGGGGAGCCACTGCAGGATAGTAAGCAGAGGGGAGGGCTGACCGGTGTGTGTCTTGAAAAGCTTCCTCTGGCTATTGGACGAAAAGATGGACTTGACAGGACATGGTGGCAGCAGGGAGACCACAAAAGAGGTGACTGGGCCGGGCAGCTGTGGGGTCAGAGGTGGCGAGGAGGAGGATCTGTTTTGGAGGCAGAGCAGATAAGGCACTTAGAAGGCAAGTGTTCGGGCTGGAGCAACAGGGAGACCGAAAGAGGAAGGCTAGCCGCTGCCCCTGAGTTCAGCTCTGGAGAAAGCGGCCGAGGGGGCCTGGAGTTGGAGCTTGACTGCTGTAGTCTGATTTTCCAGAGGTGGGAAGAACGGGGGCGAGCCCTTGCCGGCCTCTGCTTAGGACTGTCcggttaagtccccacccacccccgccgCCACAGCCCTGGGGAGCCCCTAGCTGAgtgggagaggggctgggggccgtgacagcctcttccccacccccccagaccTGGACCCCCTCACGCTCAGTGCCGGGGAGGAGCTTTCCCTGAACCTGAGCAGCAGCGCAGCCGTGAACTGCTCCGTGCGAGGCCTGCCCGCCCCTACCCTTCGCTGGACCAAGGTGAGGGGCAGAGGAGCCCTGGGACCCCGGGGCTCAcaccccctccccttgggtcGACCTCCCCCGGCTCTCATGcccccccttcccaccccgccCAGGACGCTGTGCCCCTGGGGAACGGCCCAGTGCTCCCGCTCAGCTCCGTCACCTTCGATTCCGCGGGCACCTACGTCTGCGAGGCCTCCCTGCCCACCGTGCCCCTCCTCAGCCGCACCCAGAGCTTCCAGCTGCTGGTCCAAGGTTTGGGGCTGGTGGGAGGGTAAGGTCTGGATGGGGACCGTGGGGGGGGGCACGCAGGGCAAAGAGGGTGAGCTCCTGGCGTCTCATCTTTCTCCGTCCCCTCCCCTGCACCCCGAGTGCCTCCCTCTCACCTtgtccccccaccaccacctgcagGATTGCCAGAATTAAGGCCGGAGACCACCCAGCCCAAGGCAGAGGGCGGCTGGATGGAGGGAGACGAGGCCAAGCTCATCTGCTCTGCCCGCGGTTACCCAGAGCCCAAATTCCGCTGGAGCCAAGCGGGCGGCAGCGTAAGGGCCAcccctctcccagtccaccccGACCCTTCTGGAacccaggccccccccccccaaatccctTGGGACCCTGCCCCGTCATCTCCCCAGGCACGCGCCCACCTACACCtctaccctccccccccagcccTTGACCCCCGGGGGCCCGGGCCTGACCCAAGCCCCCACAGCCGGCAGAGCCAGCCCCcggggggcagggctgggtgaGCAGCGCCCTGACCCTGAAGGTGACCGGGGCCCTGAGCCGCGACGGCGTCTCCTGTGAGGCCTACAACCTCCACGGGAGCAGCCGGCACGTCTTCCACTTCGGCACCGGTGGGTGACGgcatggggggggggcggagctGGGAGGGGGATGGGCGGAGCCTGGCGGGCTGACCCCCTCCTCCCCCGTCCTGTCCCCGCAGTGGCTCCCCAGACCGCCCAGGCGGGGGTGGCCGTCATGGCCGTGGCCGTGAGCGTGGGCCTGCTGCTCCTCGTCGTCGCCGCCTTCTACTGCATGAGGCGCAAGGGGCGCCCCGGCTGCTGccggcggggggagaagggggctCCGTGAGTCACCTGCAGCCCCTCGCtgacccgcccccgccccgcgctccACCCCCGACCTCAGCCTCAACCTCAACCCCAAAACCCAGCACATCGGGGCCCTCGACCCCACCGTGTCCTCTACCCCAACCACCTCCCCAACTCCAGCCACAAGGGAACCCCATCCCCAAAGCTGGTACAAAACCATCCTCAACCCCGTCCCCATCCCCTACTGCATCCCTCCCCGCTACAACCCCCAAAGACCCGCAGCCACCCCAGCTCCACCCAAACCCAGGTCAACCCCACCGGGTCTCCTCCGACTCCAGTCCCCCTAACTCCACCTTCCTCCCCAGCCCCAAACTATCACCAGCCAACCCCAACCCCTTCCCCAGCCACATCCCCAACCTAAAACCACCCCATCCCCGTCCCCAAATCCCTTCCCAAagcgcccccccccgcccccgtgaTCCTCTCCAACCAAAAACAGCATCTGCaactccattcccacccccatcgcccatccatccccacccctccccaagcccacccccaccccgcacgGCCCCccctccgtccctccccagccatgACCCCCTCTGACCACTGCCTCCTCCCCGCAGGCCCCCTGGGGAGCCAGAGCTGAGCCACTCAGGGTCAGAGCGGCCGGAGCAGGCCGGCCTTCTCGTGGGAGGCGCCTCCAGAGGAGCCAGGGGGACCTTTGGGGACGAGGTGGGTGAGGGCCCCCCAGGCACCCGAGGAGAGGGGACTCCTGGGGCCACATGGGCAGAGGCTGACCCTCTCCATCTCCTCCCAGTGCTGAGCCCGAGGACCTTCCAGAGCGTCACCGACCCGGCGCCGGCATCCGAGAAGCAGCCGCAGTCACGCCCCCCtgcgcccacccccccccccccgcaggccc is a genomic window of Dasypus novemcinctus isolate mDasNov1 chromosome 18, mDasNov1.1.hap2, whole genome shotgun sequence containing:
- the BCAM gene encoding basal cell adhesion molecule, with the translated sequence MEPPDARAGAHGAPRLLLLLALLLRAHPGAQAEVQVSVPPLVEVMRGEPVVLDCTPFRAQDHFTLEWFLTDRSGARHLLAEAELQGSERQGTVLSAQGRSPPYQLDPRGRLVLAEAQVGDERDYVCVVRAGAAGTAEATARLRVYAKPETTEVLPNKGTLSVIEDFAQEIATCFSRNGNPAPQITWYRNQQRLEVPLEVNKEGYMSIRTVREASGLLSLTSTLYLRLRKADRDARFHCAAHYELPDNGHGRLDGPAFGLTLHYPTEHVQFWVGSPSTTDGWVREGDSVQLLCRGDGSPSPEYTFFRFQEQQETVLNTNLDGNLTLERVQRSQSGTYGCRVEDYDAAEDAQLSQTRELRVAYLDPLTLSAGEELSLNLSSSAAVNCSVRGLPAPTLRWTKDAVPLGNGPVLPLSSVTFDSAGTYVCEASLPTVPLLSRTQSFQLLVQGLPELRPETTQPKAEGGWMEGDEAKLICSARGYPEPKFRWSQAGGSPAEPAPGGQGWVSSALTLKVTGALSRDGVSCEAYNLHGSSRHVFHFGTVAPQTAQAGVAVMAVAVSVGLLLLVVAAFYCMRRKGRPGCCRRGEKGAPPPGEPELSHSGSERPEQAGLLVGGASRGARGTFGDEC